One genomic region from Microbacterium terregens encodes:
- a CDS encoding RNA-binding S4 domain-containing protein, producing the protein MTNPAPIDDVPIGGEIIRLGQFLKFAGLLDSGGDVKEAIIDGYVSVNGEVDRRRGRQLQLGDIVTFEGRRVRVCP; encoded by the coding sequence ATGACGAACCCGGCTCCGATCGACGACGTTCCGATCGGCGGCGAGATCATCCGCCTCGGGCAGTTCCTGAAGTTCGCTGGGCTCCTCGACTCCGGTGGAGACGTCAAAGAGGCCATCATCGACGGCTACGTGAGCGTGAACGGCGAGGTCGACCGTCGCCGCGGACGGCAGCTTCAGCTCGGCGACATCGTCACCTTCGAGGGGCGCAGGGTCCGCGTCTGCCCGTGA
- a CDS encoding GNAT family N-acetyltransferase gives MTEVLSPHHDATVLDNAAWHALSGPHARFAEGDDLVRRYQSDVAPFVAVRSWDDARVWDSLIDLVGHGAEIGLSGGVPDFPDGWEELWRGEGVQLVETDALHPVPDPETVLLGVADVPEMLALVERNQPGPFLPRTHELGRYIGFRREGRLVAMAGERLHPAGWTEISAVSTDDAYRRQGLASRLVLDAAFHIQQRGDRALMHAAATNVGAIAAYERLGFALRSRTTFAGVRVP, from the coding sequence ATGACAGAAGTCCTATCCCCTCATCACGATGCCACCGTGCTCGACAATGCCGCCTGGCACGCGCTGTCCGGTCCCCACGCGCGCTTCGCGGAGGGTGATGACCTGGTGCGCCGCTACCAGTCCGACGTCGCCCCCTTCGTGGCGGTGCGGAGTTGGGATGATGCGCGGGTATGGGATTCACTGATCGACCTGGTCGGACACGGGGCGGAGATCGGTCTGTCCGGCGGTGTGCCCGATTTCCCCGATGGCTGGGAGGAATTGTGGCGCGGCGAAGGAGTGCAGCTCGTCGAGACCGACGCGCTCCACCCGGTACCGGACCCAGAAACTGTCCTCCTCGGGGTGGCCGACGTGCCGGAGATGCTCGCGCTGGTCGAACGCAACCAGCCTGGCCCCTTCCTGCCGCGCACGCATGAACTCGGGCGCTACATCGGATTCCGTCGCGAAGGGCGTCTCGTGGCGATGGCGGGCGAGCGCCTGCACCCGGCTGGCTGGACAGAGATCAGTGCGGTCTCCACCGACGATGCGTACCGGCGGCAGGGGCTGGCATCACGGCTCGTGCTGGATGCCGCGTTCCACATCCAGCAGCGGGGAGACCGTGCGCTCATGCACGCGGCGGCGACGAATGTCGGAGCGATCGCGGCATACGAGCGTCTCGGCTTCGCGCTTCGCTCGCGCACGACGTTTGCCGGGGTCCGCGTTCCCTGA
- a CDS encoding hotdog fold domain-containing protein, which produces MRSPGKVLLRLWRRLSPLPGGTWLFSLIFGWRVPYSRSVRPHIRVLAPGHAEVEIPDRRANRQHLGSVHAVALVNVAEQASGLALLTDLPDGTRGIVSAMSVQYFKKARGSIRAVCHVTAPAVTGDTDFDVTADCIDRSGEVVARATVRWRLGLQG; this is translated from the coding sequence ATGCGATCTCCCGGGAAGGTCCTCCTGCGACTGTGGCGCCGGCTGAGCCCGCTGCCCGGCGGCACCTGGCTCTTCTCCCTGATCTTCGGCTGGCGCGTGCCCTATTCGCGGTCGGTGCGCCCGCACATCCGCGTACTCGCGCCAGGTCACGCCGAGGTCGAAATCCCGGACCGGCGCGCCAACCGGCAGCACCTTGGCTCTGTCCACGCCGTGGCGCTCGTTAACGTCGCGGAGCAGGCCAGTGGTCTCGCGCTGCTGACGGACCTTCCCGACGGCACCCGAGGCATCGTCTCCGCGATGTCGGTGCAGTACTTCAAGAAGGCGCGTGGCTCCATCCGCGCGGTGTGTCATGTCACCGCGCCCGCGGTCACAGGGGACACGGATTTCGACGTCACTGCTGACTGCATCGACCGCAGCGGCGAGGTCGTGGCTCGAGCCACCGTGCGCTGGCGGCTCGGCTTACAGGGCTGA
- a CDS encoding YkvA family protein: MWWSFLKAVKRRQHRVAPTTWVAAIAAVIYTFAPIDLIPELVLGPLGFVDDIGLWGIFAILLTREQRRWLTGLSQRAPDARDLGNRPPAHP; encoded by the coding sequence ATGTGGTGGAGTTTCCTCAAGGCCGTCAAGAGGCGGCAGCATCGCGTCGCGCCGACGACGTGGGTCGCCGCGATCGCCGCTGTCATCTACACGTTCGCGCCGATCGACCTGATCCCCGAACTTGTACTCGGCCCCTTGGGCTTCGTAGACGACATCGGCCTCTGGGGTATCTTCGCCATCCTCCTCACGCGCGAGCAGCGGCGGTGGCTGACCGGACTCTCGCAGAGAGCGCCTGACGCGCGCGATCTCGGGAACCGCCCGCCGGCTCATCCCTGA
- a CDS encoding SRPBCC family protein, which translates to MITYVKTRRVNRSAEAAFDVIGTHVFENHPRWEAEVVAIRRLDDGPAGVGGRAVMVRSEHGRTSETAYSITEFDPPRRIAFDHPGSPLGFALSTTITPVSSTSCDVTTRVTMQPRGWVRLLEPLLRLGSARRGDRLTSEQARVIEQSTSAVSTIDSKEPEQ; encoded by the coding sequence ATGATCACCTACGTCAAGACCCGACGCGTCAACCGCAGCGCAGAAGCTGCTTTCGATGTCATCGGAACGCATGTCTTCGAGAATCATCCGCGGTGGGAAGCTGAAGTCGTCGCAATACGACGTCTCGACGACGGCCCAGCGGGAGTGGGCGGCCGGGCCGTGATGGTCCGGTCCGAGCACGGGCGAACGAGCGAGACGGCATACTCGATCACCGAGTTCGACCCTCCGCGGCGGATCGCGTTCGACCATCCCGGATCGCCGCTGGGCTTCGCGCTCTCGACGACGATCACACCGGTGTCGTCGACATCCTGCGACGTCACCACGCGAGTCACCATGCAACCGCGCGGCTGGGTACGGCTGCTTGAGCCCCTCCTCCGACTCGGCTCAGCTCGCCGCGGAGATCGACTGACGTCAGAGCAGGCGCGGGTCATCGAGCAGTCCACTTCGGCAGTATCCACGATCGATTCAAAGGAGCCGGAGCAATGA